The Pricia mediterranea genome includes a window with the following:
- a CDS encoding Gfo/Idh/MocA family protein produces MHNRRQFIKKSALAVTGSTAAFLFPMELLATLRRPVGANDRINVGLIGCNGMGFSNLTSMLKISETNVVALCDVDESVLKARTADLEKAGIKKPKWYRDYRKLLENKDIDVVIVGTPDHWHCLMLTDALQAGKDVYCEKPIANSVQESNVMLNYVGASDRMVQVGQWQRSQPHFVDAIKVVHSGKLGNIRLAKAWAYQGWMKPVPVLPDSEAPEGVDYKMWLGPAPNRPFNPNRFHFNFRWFWDYAGGLMTDWGVHMIDYALYGMKAGTPKSVMALGGKFAYPDDASETPDTLQTVYEYDGFSMLWEHATGIDGGNYGRNHGVAFIGNTGTLVLDRNGWEIIPETEFQGWGEPGIPKMEAESHGTGGANGLDLHTVNFIEAVKSRDASSLNAPIKVGYDAAVVSHMGNAAFKSGNRIYWDEANGEFKEKEANRYLKADYKNGWKLPMV; encoded by the coding sequence ATGCATAACAGAAGACAATTTATCAAGAAAAGTGCGTTGGCAGTGACGGGATCGACCGCCGCTTTCCTATTTCCCATGGAACTTTTGGCCACCCTTCGCAGGCCGGTAGGGGCGAACGATCGGATCAACGTAGGTCTGATCGGTTGTAATGGGATGGGATTCAGCAACCTCACTTCCATGCTGAAAATCAGCGAAACGAACGTCGTTGCCCTCTGTGATGTCGATGAGAGCGTTTTAAAGGCCCGGACTGCGGACTTGGAAAAGGCGGGCATTAAAAAGCCGAAGTGGTACCGGGATTATCGGAAATTGTTGGAGAACAAGGATATTGACGTGGTGATAGTCGGCACGCCCGACCACTGGCACTGCCTCATGTTGACCGATGCCCTGCAGGCGGGGAAGGATGTGTATTGCGAAAAGCCGATCGCCAATTCGGTCCAGGAATCCAACGTTATGCTGAACTACGTCGGCGCCAGTGATCGGATGGTGCAGGTCGGCCAGTGGCAGCGTAGCCAGCCACATTTCGTCGATGCCATCAAGGTGGTGCATTCCGGAAAACTGGGCAATATTCGGTTGGCGAAAGCCTGGGCCTACCAAGGTTGGATGAAGCCCGTACCCGTGCTCCCCGATTCGGAGGCCCCGGAGGGGGTGGACTATAAAATGTGGTTGGGCCCGGCACCGAACAGGCCTTTCAATCCCAACCGCTTCCATTTTAATTTCCGATGGTTCTGGGATTATGCAGGTGGACTCATGACCGATTGGGGCGTACATATGATCGACTATGCGCTGTACGGCATGAAGGCGGGCACGCCCAAATCCGTCATGGCCCTGGGGGGTAAATTCGCGTATCCCGACGATGCTTCCGAAACCCCCGACACGCTACAGACCGTCTATGAATACGACGGTTTTTCCATGCTTTGGGAACACGCTACCGGTATCGATGGCGGCAACTATGGCCGTAACCACGGGGTCGCCTTTATCGGGAACACCGGTACCTTGGTGCTTGATCGTAACGGATGGGAAATCATTCCCGAAACGGAGTTCCAAGGATGGGGAGAGCCCGGTATTCCAAAAATGGAGGCCGAATCGCACGGAACGGGAGGCGCGAACGGACTCGACCTGCATACCGTAAACTTCATAGAAGCCGTAAAAAGTAGGGATGCCTCTAGCTTGAACGCCCCGATCAAAGTGGGCTACGATGCCGCCGTGGTATCCCATATGGGCAATGCCGCCTTTAAGTCCGGGAACCGCATTTACTGGGACGAAGCCAATGGAGAGTTCAAGGAAAAGGAAGCCAACCGGTACCTGAAAGCCGATTATAAAAACGGCTGGAAATTGCCGATGGTGTAG
- a CDS encoding DUF1801 domain-containing protein → MEESEKIEAYYTAEHRFKDGIALLRNLAGKTIATETFKWHTPTYTVGGKNVFWISRFKNHFSIGFFNGVSLSDPDGLLETAQPGKTKAMRHWKFKSATDIDEKTVLIYMREAIENQEKELK, encoded by the coding sequence ATGGAAGAATCCGAAAAAATCGAGGCCTATTATACAGCGGAACATCGTTTCAAAGATGGTATCGCCCTTCTGCGCAATTTGGCCGGCAAGACGATAGCCACAGAAACATTTAAGTGGCATACCCCGACCTACACAGTTGGCGGCAAGAATGTTTTTTGGATCTCAAGGTTCAAGAACCATTTTTCAATCGGTTTTTTTAACGGAGTATCGCTATCAGATCCAGATGGGCTGCTGGAAACCGCCCAGCCTGGCAAGACCAAGGCCATGCGGCACTGGAAATTTAAATCTGCTACCGATATCGATGAAAAGACAGTGCTTATCTACATGAGGGAAGCCATCGAAAATCAGGAGAAGGAATTGAAATAG
- the pepT gene encoding peptidase T: MQHIIDRFLKYVKIDTQSDPNSKTTPSTEKQWLFAEELVEELQEIGLEDVSIDDNAYVMATLPSNIDEEVPVIGFISHFDTSPDFTGTDVNPQIIENYDGKDIVLNALDDIVLSPDYFEDLLQYKGQTLITTDGTTLLGADDKAGITEIVTAMEYLIDNPEIKHGKIRIGFTPDEEIGRGAHHFDVDTFGAEWAYTMDGSQIGELEYENFNAAKAKVGITGKSVHPGYAKNKMVNAISIATEFLEILPPEETPQHTEGRQGFFHVDHLKGEIEHAEFEMIIRDHDAAQFEERKQLLRDITSKLNRIHGDCIVLELEDQYYNMRQRIEPVMHIVGIAKKAMEAVGVAPIIKPIRGGTDGSQLSYMGLPCPNIFAGGHHFHGKYEYVPVESMQKAVEVIVKICELVAANR, translated from the coding sequence ATGCAACATATCATCGACCGATTTTTGAAGTACGTTAAGATCGACACCCAAAGTGATCCTAATTCCAAGACCACGCCCAGCACCGAAAAACAATGGCTTTTCGCGGAGGAACTGGTCGAAGAACTTCAGGAAATCGGATTGGAAGACGTATCCATCGACGACAATGCCTACGTGATGGCCACTTTGCCCAGCAATATTGACGAAGAAGTGCCGGTTATCGGTTTCATATCCCATTTTGATACCTCACCCGATTTTACGGGAACGGACGTCAATCCCCAGATCATCGAGAACTACGACGGTAAGGATATCGTACTCAATGCGCTGGACGACATTGTGCTCTCTCCCGATTATTTTGAGGATTTACTGCAGTATAAAGGCCAGACCCTGATCACCACGGATGGCACCACCCTTTTAGGTGCCGATGATAAAGCGGGGATCACCGAAATCGTGACGGCCATGGAATACCTGATCGACAACCCCGAAATCAAACACGGCAAGATCAGGATAGGCTTCACCCCAGATGAGGAAATAGGACGCGGCGCCCACCATTTCGATGTGGATACCTTCGGGGCGGAATGGGCCTACACCATGGACGGCAGCCAGATCGGGGAACTGGAATACGAAAATTTTAATGCCGCAAAGGCCAAGGTCGGCATTACGGGAAAAAGTGTGCACCCTGGCTACGCCAAGAATAAAATGGTCAATGCCATCAGTATCGCTACGGAATTCCTGGAGATTTTGCCGCCCGAGGAAACGCCACAGCACACCGAGGGACGGCAGGGCTTCTTTCACGTGGACCATCTCAAGGGCGAAATCGAGCACGCGGAATTCGAAATGATCATTCGCGACCACGATGCGGCCCAATTTGAAGAACGCAAACAGCTACTCCGGGACATTACCTCGAAGCTTAACCGAATACACGGGGATTGCATCGTTTTGGAGCTGGAGGACCAATATTATAACATGCGGCAAAGAATCGAACCCGTCATGCATATCGTCGGCATCGCCAAAAAGGCCATGGAGGCCGTAGGCGTAGCCCCGATTATCAAACCTATTCGCGGCGGCACCGATGGTTCGCAGTTAAGTTATATGGGACTGCCCTGCCCCAATATCTTTGCCGGCGGTCACCATTTTCACGGAAAATACGAGTATGTGCCTGTCGAAAGCATGCAGAAGGCAGTGGAGGTCATCGTCAAAATTTGTGAGCTGGTAGCGGCAAACAGATAA
- a CDS encoding TonB-dependent receptor produces the protein MKAKYLMVLALWIGGIGLASAQVTGTVLDDEGVPLPGASVVVKGTTTGSTTDFDGNFSIEAEVGDTLVVSYIGFETRQVAAEAGEMSIQLTSGVALSEVVIVGSRAPNRTAIESAVPVDVIDMTELNNVAPQVNLNQILNYVAPSFTSNTQTIADGTDHIDPASLRGLGPDQVLVLVNGKRRHTSSLINVNGTFGRGSVGTDLNAIPAAAIQRIEVLRDGAAAQYGSDAIAGVINIVLNKSVNQLNTAVTTGAHFSKNANDQTGGVDGESTNVAASFGVPLGDNGGYLNLSGDFDVREDYSRMKEWEGEIFNQYNVVERVASNDGYDISNLLDDDVADVIQYANEAGIALNGATTKEALQPILSENATEAELAARGQDRSDYNMRVGQSALRGGRFFANFALPLDDNGTEVYSFAGLSSRTGNSAGFYRLPNQSRTYTPAYPDGFLPEINSNIKDQSLSVGIKGTVGSWDVDLSNTYGRNAFMYTIGNTFNASLQNASPTIFDAGGFSFAQNTANLDVTQYFDEVMAGLNIAFGAEYRTEKYEIEAGEQASYAQYTEAGERITLASQQPAQDFFGNARPGGSQVFPGFAPTNELSRERSSVAGYVDFEADFSDAFLASFAARFENYSDFGSTVNFKLATRYKVSENLNLRGAANTGFRAPSLHQINFNSTSTIFDNEGNPQEVGTFANDSRAANLLGIPDLKEETSKSVSLGLTAKIPDANLSLTIDGYYVEIEDRVVYTGQFEGPGTGTELDNLLRQANATAASFFANAIDTESRGLDVVITHNANLSDNWRLKSDLAGTFSRTNQIGDINASEVLTNAGLVDTYFPEDSRVYLEEAVPRTKINLSNSLTSDRIVVFLRNVYFGKVTEATTTLENQQVFDPRVVTDLSVGYKFNDALTLTLGANNLFDIYPERALEEYGNRSGGRFDWSRRAQQFGVGGRYLFARLNLVLK, from the coding sequence ATGAAAGCGAAATATTTGATGGTATTGGCGCTATGGATCGGCGGAATCGGTCTGGCAAGCGCACAAGTTACGGGCACCGTCCTAGATGATGAGGGTGTTCCCCTCCCCGGGGCCTCGGTGGTGGTCAAGGGAACAACTACGGGCTCCACGACCGATTTCGATGGAAATTTTTCGATCGAGGCAGAGGTCGGGGACACCCTGGTCGTCTCCTATATCGGCTTTGAGACCCGACAAGTTGCCGCCGAAGCAGGGGAAATGAGCATTCAGCTGACATCGGGCGTGGCCCTATCGGAGGTAGTTATCGTAGGGTCGCGTGCCCCTAACAGGACTGCCATTGAGAGCGCCGTACCGGTCGATGTCATCGATATGACGGAGCTCAACAACGTGGCACCGCAGGTCAACCTGAACCAGATCTTGAACTATGTAGCTCCCTCGTTCACCTCGAATACCCAGACGATCGCTGACGGTACCGATCATATCGATCCCGCTTCCTTGCGCGGACTGGGTCCCGATCAGGTGTTGGTACTGGTCAACGGAAAAAGACGGCATACTTCTTCGTTAATCAATGTCAACGGTACCTTCGGCCGGGGGAGCGTAGGAACGGACCTTAACGCGATTCCCGCGGCCGCCATTCAACGGATCGAGGTATTGCGCGATGGGGCCGCCGCCCAATACGGCTCCGACGCCATTGCGGGGGTCATCAACATCGTACTTAACAAGTCCGTTAACCAACTCAATACCGCGGTGACCACAGGAGCGCATTTTAGCAAAAATGCCAATGACCAGACCGGGGGAGTGGACGGGGAATCGACCAATGTGGCCGCCAGTTTCGGGGTGCCCTTGGGCGATAACGGCGGCTATCTCAACCTTTCGGGAGATTTCGACGTAAGGGAGGATTATAGTAGGATGAAGGAATGGGAAGGGGAAATTTTCAATCAGTACAATGTTGTGGAACGGGTGGCTTCTAACGACGGATACGATATTTCCAATTTGTTGGACGACGATGTAGCCGATGTCATCCAATATGCGAACGAGGCGGGGATTGCCCTGAACGGAGCCACTACCAAGGAAGCACTACAGCCTATTCTCTCCGAGAATGCTACCGAGGCCGAATTGGCGGCCCGGGGCCAAGATCGCAGTGATTACAATATGCGGGTCGGTCAATCCGCCCTGCGCGGGGGTCGTTTTTTTGCGAATTTTGCGCTTCCGTTAGACGACAACGGAACGGAAGTCTACTCCTTTGCGGGACTCAGTTCGCGAACCGGTAACTCCGCCGGTTTTTATCGGTTGCCGAATCAAAGCAGGACCTATACGCCCGCATACCCCGATGGATTTCTCCCGGAAATCAATTCCAATATCAAAGATCAGTCCCTTTCGGTCGGTATAAAAGGAACGGTGGGCAGTTGGGACGTTGACCTGAGCAACACCTACGGCCGTAACGCTTTTATGTACACCATCGGCAATACCTTTAATGCTTCATTGCAAAATGCATCGCCTACGATTTTCGATGCAGGCGGATTTTCCTTTGCCCAGAACACCGCCAATCTTGATGTGACCCAATATTTCGATGAGGTCATGGCCGGTCTGAACATTGCCTTCGGAGCGGAGTACCGAACCGAGAAATATGAGATCGAGGCGGGCGAGCAAGCCTCGTATGCCCAATATACGGAAGCCGGGGAACGCATTACCTTGGCTTCGCAACAACCGGCGCAGGATTTCTTCGGGAATGCCCGTCCGGGGGGGTCACAGGTGTTTCCTGGTTTCGCACCCACCAACGAACTCTCAAGGGAGCGAAGCAGCGTGGCGGGATATGTGGATTTTGAAGCGGATTTTAGCGATGCCTTTTTGGCCAGTTTCGCCGCCCGTTTCGAGAACTACAGCGATTTTGGTTCGACCGTCAACTTTAAGTTGGCGACTAGGTACAAGGTTTCCGAAAACCTGAATCTCAGGGGAGCCGCCAATACAGGGTTTAGGGCACCATCGTTGCACCAGATCAATTTTAATTCCACTTCTACGATTTTCGATAACGAGGGAAATCCCCAGGAAGTCGGTACGTTTGCCAACGACAGTAGGGCCGCCAATCTTTTGGGTATTCCCGATCTAAAGGAAGAAACCTCAAAGAGTGTCAGTTTGGGCCTTACCGCTAAGATTCCCGATGCCAACCTCAGCCTGACCATCGACGGGTACTATGTCGAAATCGAGGATAGGGTTGTCTATACGGGCCAGTTCGAGGGACCTGGCACGGGTACCGAACTCGATAACCTATTGCGCCAGGCCAATGCCACGGCGGCTTCCTTTTTCGCCAATGCCATTGATACGGAATCAAGGGGATTGGATGTTGTGATTACCCACAATGCCAACCTCAGCGATAATTGGAGATTGAAATCCGACTTGGCCGGTACGTTTTCCAGAACCAACCAGATCGGGGATATCAACGCCTCCGAGGTACTGACCAATGCCGGGTTGGTAGATACCTACTTCCCAGAGGACAGTAGGGTATATCTAGAAGAGGCCGTTCCCCGAACGAAAATCAATCTTTCGAACAGTTTGACCTCCGATAGAATCGTTGTCTTTCTAAGGAATGTCTATTTCGGAAAAGTGACCGAAGCGACCACCACCTTAGAGAACCAACAGGTGTTCGACCCACGGGTCGTGACCGATCTGTCCGTCGGCTATAAATTTAACGATGCGCTGACCCTGACCCTAGGTGCGAACAATTTGTTCGATATCTATCCCGAAAGGGCCTTGGAGGAATACGGTAACCGAAGTGGCGGCCGTTTTGATTGGTCGCGCCGTGCACAGCAGTTTGGTGTCGGTGGCCGGTACCTGTTCGCCCGATTGAACCTTGTATTGAAGTAA
- a CDS encoding quinone-dependent dihydroorotate dehydrogenase — protein sequence MYKILVRPFLFLLDAERAHHLTFSLVRSLSHLGFDGFFRKLYSIEDKRLEREVFGVRFKNPVGLAAGFDKDAKLYNELSDFGFGFVEIGTLTPKPQEGNPKKRLFRLKPDQAIINRMGFNNQGVFDAVERLKKDHRVLVGGNIGKNKVTPNAGAVTDYLICFDALFDYVDYFVVNVSSPNTPGLRELQDKEPLTALLRQLKERNASYAHEKSVKEKPILLKIAPDLTDEQLLDIIAIVADTKIEGVIATNTTLSREGLKSDLIQTEEAGGLSGKPLAHRSTEVIRFLAEKSGKAFPIIGVGGIHSAEDALEKLDAGADLVQLYTGFIYEGPSLVKKINKAILKRSK from the coding sequence ATGTATAAAATTCTTGTCCGCCCTTTTCTTTTTCTGTTGGATGCGGAACGGGCCCATCACCTGACCTTTTCGTTGGTCCGTTCCCTCTCCCATCTCGGTTTTGATGGATTTTTTAGGAAGCTGTATTCGATTGAGGATAAACGCTTGGAACGCGAAGTCTTTGGTGTCCGATTTAAAAATCCGGTGGGACTTGCCGCGGGTTTCGATAAGGATGCCAAACTCTACAATGAACTTTCGGATTTCGGGTTCGGGTTTGTGGAAATCGGTACGCTGACCCCCAAACCCCAGGAAGGGAACCCCAAGAAGCGATTGTTCCGATTGAAACCCGATCAGGCCATCATCAATAGGATGGGATTCAACAATCAAGGCGTTTTCGATGCCGTCGAACGTTTGAAAAAAGACCATCGCGTCTTGGTCGGAGGCAACATCGGGAAGAACAAGGTTACGCCCAATGCCGGGGCCGTCACGGATTATCTGATCTGCTTCGACGCCCTGTTTGATTATGTGGATTATTTTGTCGTGAACGTGAGTTCGCCCAATACCCCTGGCCTGCGAGAGCTTCAGGATAAGGAGCCACTGACCGCCCTGTTGCGGCAGCTAAAAGAACGTAATGCGAGTTACGCCCATGAAAAGTCCGTCAAGGAAAAACCGATTCTTTTAAAAATCGCTCCAGATCTGACCGACGAACAGTTGCTTGATATTATCGCCATTGTCGCCGATACCAAAATAGAAGGTGTTATCGCTACCAATACGACCCTATCCCGTGAAGGTCTAAAGTCAGATTTGATACAGACCGAAGAGGCGGGTGGCCTGAGCGGAAAGCCCTTGGCCCATAGAAGTACCGAAGTTATCCGGTTTTTAGCGGAAAAAAGCGGCAAAGCCTTTCCGATTATCGGGGTAGGGGGTATCCACTCCGCCGAAGATGCCCTGGAAAAACTGGATGCCGGCGCGGACCTGGTCCAATTGTACACCGGTTTTATCTATGAGGGACCAAGTTTGGTGAAAAAGATCAATAAGGCGATTTTGAAGAGGTCCAAGTAG
- a CDS encoding Dabb family protein, with protein MDRTKPTVQQDSVLRHVVMFKFKETATQDDIRKVQEAFSALPSKIPQIASYEWGTNNSPEGLDKGFTHVFFLTFDSEADRGVYLPHPDHKAFGEILGPHLEDVLVLDYWSRKD; from the coding sequence AGCGTTTTACGCCATGTCGTCATGTTCAAATTTAAGGAAACCGCTACACAGGATGATATCCGCAAGGTTCAGGAAGCCTTTAGTGCCCTGCCTTCAAAAATTCCCCAGATCGCTTCCTACGAATGGGGCACCAACAACAGTCCCGAGGGACTCGACAAAGGGTTTACCCACGTCTTTTTTCTGACCTTTGATAGTGAGGCAGACCGCGGAGTTTACCTGCCGCACCCAGACCATAAAGCCTTCGGCGAGATTCTAGGACCGCATTTGGAGGATGTACTCGTTCTGGATTATTGGTCCAGAAAAGACTAA